Within the Acidimicrobiales bacterium genome, the region GCTCCAGCTCCTCGGCCGGCCGCGACCAGTCGAGACAGAGCTCGTCGACGTCGAGCTTCGCCGCGTACGTGGGCTCACCCGCTTGCGGCTCCCCGTCGCCCAGACCGGCGGCCAGCGCGTCGACGACCAGGCGCGTCCCCAACTCGATCAGCCGGAGGCGCAACTCGTCCGCCGTCTCGTCCTCGCCGATGTCGACTCGGGCGCGGCGGAAGACCGGGCCGGTGTCGAGCCCCTCCTCGAGTCCCATGAGGCAGACGCCCGTCTCGGCGTCACCCGCGAGGATGGCTCGCTCGACCGGTGCTGCGCCGCGCCACCTCGGCAGGAGGGAGAAGTGCACGTTGACCATCGGGAGAGCGGCGAGCACGTGGGCCTTGACCAGGCGCCCGTAGGCGACCACCACCCCGAGCTCGGCGCCCAGCTCGACCACGTCGTCGACCCGGTCCGACACGGGAAGGCCGAGATCGAGGGCGGCCGCCTTCACGGGCGTCGGCAACAACCCCGGCCCCCGCCCGCGGCGCTTGTCGGGTTGGGTGACGACCAGCGCGACGTCGTGGCCGGCCTCCACGAGGGCCCGCAGCGGCGGGACGGCGGCCTCGGGCGAGCCGAGGAAGGCGAGGCGCAGGACGACTACCTCGCGTCGAGGTGGAGGGCGCGCTCGCGCAGGGCGCGCTTGGCCTCCTTGCGCTGCTGCGGGTCGAGGCGCTCGAGCAGCAGCACGCCGTCGAGGTGGTCGGTCTCGTGCAGGAACACCCGCGCCAGGATCTCGTCGGCGTCGATCGACACCTCGTTGCCGTCGAGGTCGAGGGCGTCGAGGTGCACGTGCTTCGGCCGCACGATCGGCCAGAAGAGGCCGGGCACCGACAGGCACCCTTCGTCGTAGGTCC harbors:
- the def gene encoding peptide deformylase — its product is MGTHTIRVHGDPVLRQPTQMVTEIDGVLARLVEDMIETMHAAPGVGLAANQVGVQKRLFVWDVGQGPSVAINPVVSGHAGEWTYDEGCLSVPGLFWPIVRPKHVHLDALDLDGNEVSIDADEILARVFLHETDHLDGVLLLERLDPQQRKEAKRALRERALHLDAR
- a CDS encoding methionyl-tRNA formyltransferase, which gives rise to MRLAFLGSPEAAVPPLRALVEAGHDVALVVTQPDKRRGRGPGLLPTPVKAAALDLGLPVSDRVDDVVELGAELGVVVAYGRLVKAHVLAALPMVNVHFSLLPRWRGAAPVERAILAGDAETGVCLMGLEEGLDTGPVFRRARVDIGEDETADELRLRLIELGTRLVVDALAAGLGDGEPQAGEPTYAAKLDVDELCLDWSRPAEELERIVRVGRAWTTFRGRRLKVLRACAHRVTGTGLTVPTGTAPLELLDVQPEGRSPMAAAEWARGVRWQEGDRLGS